In Mammaliicoccus sp. Marseille-Q6498, the genomic stretch ATACCTTTAGGCTTAGACCAGTCTCGTGGCGACCAAATCGATAATGCTAAAATATTCGAAAAAAATGGATATGCTAAAGTACTACAAGAAAATGAAGTCAATCAATCTAATTTAGTTAGAAAACTAGACCAACTTGAAAATGAACGTGAACAGCTAATAGAAAACATGTCTCATTTTAAAGAAAGTTATACTAAAGAAACATTATTTAATAAAATAGAATCAGATATTAAATAGATGGGGGTCATTTGATGAGCCAAGCTAATCGTACATTATTAATACTTATATTTAGTATGATTTTTGGAGTAATAGCATTTTTCCACGAATCACGACTAGGTAAATGGATAGATAACGAAGTTTATAATTTTATATATTCAACAGAAAGTTTTATCACAACTTCAATATTGCTTGGTTTCACTAAACTAGGGGAAGTTTGGGCAATGATTGCTTTATCACTTATGATTATTTGTTATCTTAAACTTAAGAAATATAACATCGAAACATTGTTCTTTGCTATCACTATGATATTATCAGGAACTTTAAATCCACTTCTTAAAAATATTTTTGATAGAGAAAGACCAACTTTATTAAGACTCATAGATATTTCTGGGTTTAGCTTTCCAAGTGGTCATGCAATGGGATCAACCGCATTTTTCGGTTCCTTAATATATATTATTTCTAGAGTTGCCAAAAAATCATCACAAGCCTATTTAATGGGTATTTGCGTATTCTTCATATTGATGATTTCATCTTCTAGAGTATATTTAGGTGTACATTATCCAACTGATATTATAGCTGGTATTATCGGAGGCATCATCTGTATCCTATTAACACAAAGCTTCTTAGCGAAAAAATTATAAATAGCAAAACGCGAGTGATTTGGACAGAATCACTCGCGTTTTTTACTATTATGGGCATAAAAGGGGGTTGTAGAAAATGTTCAATCTCTATATAGAGGGGGAACTCTTTTATTTGATTGATTTCATTTTCAATTACTCTTATAACTAAAAGAGAATGAAGTCAATTAGTTATTAAATATTTTACTATTTTAAATGATAAAATAGTAATGCTCATATATAATGAACATATTAATCTCGAAAATGTTATCACTTACTAGAGGGGGAACTCTTTCATTGATAATCATTTTCAATTACTATTATACTTAAGTGAGAATCATTGTCAATTAAAATATGAGAAAAATTAAAAAAATTTGGGGTGTCAACATGAAAAATATTCTCATCATAGAAGATGAACAGAATTTAGCGCGTTTTATAGAGTTGGAATTAAAACATGAAGATTATGAAGTGGAAATTTGTAATGATGGCGAAACTGGATTGGAACATGCGCTATCTAATACATATGATTGTATATTGCTTGATTTAATGTTACCTAAAATGAATGGATTAGAGGTTTGTAGACGTATTAGACGTGAAAAGAGCACACCGATCATTATGATTACAGCAAAAGGTGATACTTATGATAAAGTGATTGGACTTGATTATGGAGCAGATGATTATATTGTAAAGCCTTTTGATATTGAAGAACTTTTAGCTAGAATTCGCGTAATTATTAGAAGAAATGTCAAAGTAACACCAGTTAATAGCATGATTAAAGTTAATGAAATTACAATTGATAAAAATGCTTTTTCAGTAACCATCAATGAAGAAACAGTCGATTTAACAAAGACGGAGTATGAATTATTATTACTTTTAGCTGAGAATCAAAATTTCGTTCTGCAAAGAGAACAAATATTAAATCATGTTTGGGGATATGATTCGGAAGTAGAAACGAATGTTGTAGATGTTTATATTCGTTATTTACGAAACAAACTGAAGCCTTATAAGAAAGAGCATTTAATTGAAACGGTTCGAGGAGTGGGATATGTGATTCGATCATGAAACAACAATCTTTAAGAACGAAATGGATGATGCTGACGACTACGATTACATTTATAATATTTGCTTTATTTAGCATGTTTATTATATTTTTTGTTAGTTTATATTTGAAAGATCAAGAAACGGACACGGCTACTAGAAGTGCATATGATACGATAAATTTATTGAAATCTAAAACACTCGGCCAAATTACAACAACTGATATTAATGCGACGATTACCGATAATCAAAAAGTCGTTCTCTTCGACAAATTTGGCAAACCTATTTTTGAGGAAACGTTTAACGATAATTTAGACTATACGCCTAAATTCGAAAAAGATGAAAATCTTAAAATCTATGAAACACATTATAATAATAAATCTTATTTAGTTGTTTATAGTCCAGTTAATACGAGCTATTTTAATGGTTATGAAGCAATTGTTCATCCGCTAGATGATTATGATGCAATCATTAAATTTATGATTATGTTAGCGACGATATTTGGATTAACTGCACTATTTTTAATTGCGTTAATCAGTTATGTGTTCTCTTCTCAAATTACAAAACCTATCACAATTTTATCAGATAAAATGAAACAAATTCGTCGTGATGGCTTCCAAGAAAAACTTGAAGCACCGACAAATTATGAAGAAACAGACGATATGATACAAACGTTTAATAATATGATGGAACAATTAGAATCATCATTTAATCAACAAAAACAATTCGTTGAAGATGCTTCACATGAATTACGAACTCCTTTACAAATCATTCAAGGTCATCTAAATCTTATTCAAAGATGGGGCAAAAATAACCCTGAAGTACTTGAAGAGTCTTTAGATATTTCAATTGAAGAAATGAACAGAATTACTAAATTAGTTGAAGAACTTCTATTGTTATCAAAAGACGCTAGAACAAATACAGGCGACGACATTGATATTGTAGATATTAATTACGAAATTGAATCTAGAATTAAATCTTTAAAAAAATTACACCCAGATTATACATTTAATTTTAATTCAAATTATAACGCCATTAGAATGAACATTAATCGATTCCATTTTGAACAGATGTTATTAATATTTGTAGATAATGCGATGAAGTACGATACGAAAAATAAAGTCATAAATATTGATACTAATTTAAAAAATAGAAACATCACAATTGATATAACTGACCACGGAATGGGTATACCTAAAAAAGACCTAGAATTTATTTTTGATCGCTTTTACAGAGTTGATAAATCTCGCTCTAGAAAAGAAGGTGGCAATGGTTTAGGTCTCTCTATTGCCAAGAAATTAGTGAATTCTTACGGTGGAAATGTAAAAGTTGATAGTGTTGTGAATGAATACACTAAAATAACAGTTATTTTTAAAGAGTCATTTATCACTAAATAACATTGAATTATGGTATTTTTGCCTTTAATTCAACGGGGTTAAGTGCTAAAATGGAAATGTAAACGGTTTATAACTTTCTTGGAGGGTGGAACATGAAGAATGATAATCATGTCGAAGCACCTGTAAGATTCGGAACTAACTTAGGGTTAATGTTAGAAATGTATGATAATTACGTTAATGATCCAGAGTCAGTACCAGAAGACTTGCAAGTGTTATTCGATGAATTAACTAGTAACAACACAGGCACTAGCCAAACATCAGGTACAGGAGTGGACAGCTCCAGTGTGAAACGGGTTATGCGTCTAATAGATAATATCAGACAATATGGACACTTAACTGCTGATATTTATCCAGTATACCGTCCTGAAAGAAAAAATGTACCTAAATTAACACATCAAGACTTTGGACTTTCGAAAGAAACGCTGGAAAAACTTCCATCTGGAATTGTATCAGATCATTTTGATGGGAAATTTAAAAATGCATATGAAGCAATAGCCTATATGACTTCTTGTTATCAAGGACCTATAGCTTTTGAATATACGCATATTAACAATAATGAAGAACGAGTATGGTTAAAGAGATATATTGAATCTACAAAAACAATCGAAATTACTAATGAAGAAAAAATCGAACTATTAAAAAGTTTAGCCGAAGTTGAAGGCTTTGAAAAATATATTCATAAAAATTTCGTAGGTGCAAAACGTTTCTCAATCGAAGGTGTAGATACTTTAGTACCTATGTTGCAACGAGTTTTAAAACGTACGAACAAAGCTAATATTCCGAATATCCAAATCGGTATGGCTCATAGAGGTAGATTAAATGTATTAACGCATGTATTAGAGAAACCATATGAAATGATGATTTCTGAATTTATGCATAAGAATCCTTTAATTTTCTTACCTAAAGATGGTTCATTAGAAATTACTGCTGGTTGGACTGGAGATGTTAAATATCACCTTGGTGGTACTAAAACAACGAGCAAATATGGTAATGAGCAAACGATTACATTGGCTAATAATCCAAGTCACCTTGAGATTGTTTCACCAATTGTACTTGGTAAATCACGTGCTAACCAAGATACTACAAACGAAGCTGGTAGACCAAGTCAAGATGTAAACAAATCACTTGCTGTATTAATACATGGTGATGCTGCGTTCCCTGGTCAAGGTATCAATTTTGAATCTATGAACTTAGCTAATTTAGATGGATACTCAACAGGTGGATCACTGCATATCATTACAAATAATAGAATTGGTTTTACAACTGAAGCTGAAGATGGTCGTTCAACTACTTATGCTACAGACGTGGCTAAAGGTTATGACTTACCAATTATTCACGTTAACGCTGATGATGTTGAAGCTACAGTTAAAGCTATTGAAATGGCAATGGACTTTAGAGAGAAATTCAATAAAGACTTTGTAATAGA encodes the following:
- a CDS encoding response regulator transcription factor, whose protein sequence is MKNILIIEDEQNLARFIELELKHEDYEVEICNDGETGLEHALSNTYDCILLDLMLPKMNGLEVCRRIRREKSTPIIMITAKGDTYDKVIGLDYGADDYIVKPFDIEELLARIRVIIRRNVKVTPVNSMIKVNEITIDKNAFSVTINEETVDLTKTEYELLLLLAENQNFVLQREQILNHVWGYDSEVETNVVDVYIRYLRNKLKPYKKEHLIETVRGVGYVIRS
- a CDS encoding phosphatase PAP2 family protein: MSQANRTLLILIFSMIFGVIAFFHESRLGKWIDNEVYNFIYSTESFITTSILLGFTKLGEVWAMIALSLMIICYLKLKKYNIETLFFAITMILSGTLNPLLKNIFDRERPTLLRLIDISGFSFPSGHAMGSTAFFGSLIYIISRVAKKSSQAYLMGICVFFILMISSSRVYLGVHYPTDIIAGIIGGIICILLTQSFLAKKL
- a CDS encoding HAMP domain-containing histidine kinase, with protein sequence MKQQSLRTKWMMLTTTITFIIFALFSMFIIFFVSLYLKDQETDTATRSAYDTINLLKSKTLGQITTTDINATITDNQKVVLFDKFGKPIFEETFNDNLDYTPKFEKDENLKIYETHYNNKSYLVVYSPVNTSYFNGYEAIVHPLDDYDAIIKFMIMLATIFGLTALFLIALISYVFSSQITKPITILSDKMKQIRRDGFQEKLEAPTNYEETDDMIQTFNNMMEQLESSFNQQKQFVEDASHELRTPLQIIQGHLNLIQRWGKNNPEVLEESLDISIEEMNRITKLVEELLLLSKDARTNTGDDIDIVDINYEIESRIKSLKKLHPDYTFNFNSNYNAIRMNINRFHFEQMLLIFVDNAMKYDTKNKVINIDTNLKNRNITIDITDHGMGIPKKDLEFIFDRFYRVDKSRSRKEGGNGLGLSIAKKLVNSYGGNVKVDSVVNEYTKITVIFKESFITK